The Triplophysa dalaica isolate WHDGS20190420 chromosome 18, ASM1584641v1, whole genome shotgun sequence genome includes the window tagtaaataactAAAACAGTAATAAGAGATTGATTTCACTACCCATAGCCTCCTTTATGGCATACTATATGAAGTGGAAAAAGACAATAATGGTCGTTTTAACAAAGTACTAGCGACATAAATCGTAACGTAATTGCGAAAGAATTGCAATCAGGCGCTAAAAGTGTACCCTTGAGAAGTCATTTTAGGCAaagtcgctacccgatccgtcccggaaaaacgatttgttccgcgcatgcgtgaAACTCCATCGACTTCTGTtcgaaacaatttacggcagttttaataaaaagttgtttgtccataccggaaatattttttttaagataaactctgtataaaaaaacagcaattaacatcaaaagacattaaacacattACAAATAATAATGGTTTGGTGAAACGTACGGAGGGGTACACAAAGAATCCTGTAAAGTGTGGAAAGTAGTTTTCCTCTAATAATctttatgttgctttttattatattttttgattccaagaaaatacaatatgacaaaatattatatgtcaggagtgagaaactgatttttataaataaaaatacttctttatttatagaaaaactataaaacttaaaatgaatgtttattagtgattctcttaaaaccttttttggCAAAGTATGTCAAGGTTAATATGAGGCACAAATTGATAACctaattaaataattgaaatcATTACCTGGTTACCCTTGACAAGCAGgattttcagaattcatccaatttatttatacatttgttccttattttctttagtcattcacTAAATCTAAACCCCCCCCCACCCAGCCTCTGTCAatcacacaatcaaacatctaTTAATCtacttaaattgctgattgAGGAACAGGCCATTGACCTaacatttctaatattttaacaaatgtatgcgtttaagaaacacacagaaaaagttatttatgtatttattacatttatttacacatttggttatTCCAAACCCCACCCACAGTCAACCTAACGACGCTCTGAAGGACAGTCAGGAATCTCTCCTTTTAAGAGAAATTTCTGAAGtcgttcataaaacacaaacgaatCCATAGCGCAGTCaaccatttttgtactctccaaTATCACCACTAACAGACTGTCGTAAAACGTCTGCGATAACAGGAAGTGGTGCCAATTGAAACGCATCGAGTCGACTGTCGTAAAAACGGGATttaccggaagtagacgcactttcgcgcatgcgcggaacaaatcgtgtttccgtgACGGATCGTGTAGCGACAGGCAACAGAATCACGCGGGGTCCTAAAGGTCGCCGATTTCGAGAGTGGACTTGATTTGTCATGACACTGAAAGGCCAATCGTTGCATACACTCATGTGATCACCATAATATTCAGACAATTCtttgataatattgttatatCCCTATTCAgtgcaaataaattaaaatcctTTTCATGAAACTTGTCTTTTTGTTGTGCATGTGCAGAAAGTGTGTAGCCCGTGTAAGGGTACTGGACATAATCAGACCGACGACCGCTGTATTCACTGCTCGGGCCGAGGACGAGAGAAGTAAATTGAGCTCTTTGAGCTTCACCTGTGTTTTATTTCTAGattattctttcttctgtgaaacacaagatAATCCTTGAAATGTTATGTAACAAAGTAATGACAATTACCATGACAATGCTAAAGTTATAAGTAAAGTTATAAAGCTGTGGTTTCTGAacttctgtatttttattgtttagcaATTTGACATCATGTTGTTCCAAGCTTTTTCAAAGTTGTTCGTTTCTATATAAGCACCATTGTTTATCTTTatgccaaaaatatatatattttattaataacgTCTGCTTCAACCTTACTTTAAATACTTAAGTGGGTTCAAAATAAAGGTACTTTGGATACTTCAGTACAATATTTATCTGATACTTTTGAGACTTTTCTAAAAGGTTTCTTTCACTTCTATCCAAGTCATTTTCTGGCAAGGTATTTGtacttttattaaagtattgcTTTTAGGTTCTTTATTCACTGCATGTGGGTGAATTAAGGatgatattattttcattatggataccttaaaagtattttttaagtttagatTTTAAGTTTTTACCAGTATTGTGCATAACTCTGTTAAATTCAAATGCAGCTCTTGAATCTGagtttttatttgatgtctTTCAGCTGTTCTTCATGTAATGGTCAAGGCAACCGTGAGTGTGAGACCTGTCGAGGGAAGAGACAGATGCTCGTCTACATCAATGTCAATGTTAAATGGTAAGATTTTTTCCAGGTGGATGGCAAAATCCTATAGATTCACATTTACGGAGAAACTCATGCCTTATAAGGAccaaaataatacaaagatTTGAGGTTGAGCTCTTTTGATTCAGGTCAGTCCTGTAAGTGAAACTTAATGGGTTTGATCATTACAGGACTACTGAGAAGGACAATTTTGTAGCACAGCAGTCAAGCGGTCTGAAAGAGCAAAGCCTGGAGAGCGTTACAGGAAAGCAGCTCTTTCAAGATACCCAATATATGGTAATCACAAACATATACATTGTACACATAGCTGTATCATTGTGCAGTATTATCGCATAATGAAGAGAATAATTAACAGTGTGTGTCTTTGCGGTAGTTGTATCCAGTTTTGGGTTTTCCTGATGTGTCTGTCGCACAAGCTTCCGACCGTTTTCTGAAGAGCACCAGGCCAAATACGCCCAAACCTCCCGTGTTTTACAACAGGTACGGATGTAGTTGTGTTCTTGCATAACAGTTGATGTTGTATTCTCCTTTAtcagtttttaatgttaattgaTTTGTATTCTAACTCTTTCTTTAGAGACAGACAATAGAGCTGATTCCCATCACCAAAGTAAACTACATGTGGAAAGGAAAATCATATGTGTACTTTGTGTATGGAAATGAGTTTGAAGTGAACGCTGAAGATTACCCAGCCACCTGCTGCTGCTCTGTGATGTAACACACCTGATTGTGATGGATATTGACATAACCACACATAACCATCATCATGATGCGTCTGTTCATCTGAGGTCAGATTCTAATTCATGTGAGAATGAATTAAGAAAGAGGAGCAATTATCCACAATGTATAACATAcctttataatgtaaatgtgaatgacTAAAACTGTGAGATAATGACGCAGTTGATATTTGTCgtcaaaataaacttttaaaatttTGATACATGAAACATATCACCAATTTGCCTTTTTTCTTCTGAAATAGATTACACATGCCATGTCATATTGATATCATATAAAATCAAGATTATTGTAAGTTTACAAACGTCTGCTTTGTAGTTTCAGGGGGCCTGTAAACAGtcattaaatgatgttttatttgttttagctcGGAGGATAGTTGGAGTCCTTCCTGTTTTGAACACTTTTGTTCTACTGTTAAATGTAAAGTCTTGTATGTAAAAAATATCAGCGGTAAGCCGATGTTGGTGTATGTGGTTGCAGAGCTAAATGTTCTGGAGACTTATTTTTCATTAATTGTTTCCTGTTTCCAGAAACAATAACCTCAAACTAGTCAAGATTGTTATTCAGTGGGTTTAAAAACTATGTCAATACTAACTCTGTGGTTTCGAAATGTTAAAAGCAAAGGTACTTTATTATACATAAGATGTGGAATATGCATGTATAAATGTTAAAGACATATAAGCTTggatttgtttttcatgttttaacatCCGTATAACTTGTCCCATTCAATATAATCAATGTCTTTAGTTTCTGAGTTCAGACTTACTTTGTCTTACTTCAATCAGTTTTAGTCCCTAAAACCTTGTGTGTAATGAGTTTTGATGTTAGCATTAGATGTTATTCTAGGCCTTTCCCATCTCATTCAAGAGTAAGAGCCATTGTACATGACAAACTATAACTTAAACTCTTTGTGCAACACAGAATCCATCATGAGAGACCAACATTGATAATGAGACACATAAATATcgaaaaatactgaaaaaataaTACACCTTTGACATATTTTATGATGAATAAAACATCTGCATGCTTTCCTGTTTGATCACTGCTGTGAAGTTgatgatataataataatatccaGCAGATGGCAGTAGCTGTGTTTTGATAATGTACTTTTCTGTTCAATAGAAAAGATTATGGATTAATTTATGTAGACAATAACTTGCAtcagtttaattatttttaacattgaaatATCAACTACAGTATAACCAAAACTGTACGTTTCTGAATAGCAATAAAAGTGAACAGCAGTCCAGCTCACACAGGTAACTGATTGTTTTAACTGTATACGTTATATAatttccaaatattttattctcagattgttttactttttggaGCTCAGTGAACATGCATGTGCTCTCCTGCTTCTGTAAATTGGATTTGCaatatttctgtttcattttaattaagaaCGTAAACAGTTTTAACAACGTTTTCTTGACGAATTATGTATATTTGCTATGATGTTTATTGGTAAACTTTATCTAAATACAGAAGTTCATTATAATTTGAATACATCTCATTTCACCCAGACATACCACtttagcagctcgcattactgCCTGCCTAGAAGTCATCTCAGCAtggatgaaagagcattttgtgttttgtaggaCTCCTTTTCCCATAATGCCATGTGTCTCATTATTGTAACTGGTTTCAATTGTGTCTCATCTCCTGTATATATTGAACCTTTTGTTCCGTTGTGCTTGGTTCAATCCTTGTTTTTGTCACGCCTGTGTTGCCTTCTATGTGTTCCTTCTTTAATTGTGGATGTTACTCATAGATTTATTAATGAACTTTGAGGATACACTCTCCTGTTTTCCCTGCAGCTAAGATGTGACACCAAGGCATAACTACTCTTGTTTCCGGCAAACCCCACGGTGCATCACAATCTCACCATCCAGCTTGGCAATaccaatcactccttccaaaataGCCCggaacctcagagtcatatttgatgaatggatgtccttcaatgatcacattgcaaagacaacacagtCATGTCGACTcattgtccaggccctggtaatctcaaagttggactactgcaatgttCTCCTTGCCGCCAAAGGTATTTGATTGGCCAGCAAACCAACCTGAGCTGAACCCAATACAGAATCTATGGGGTTTTGTCAAGAGGGTTTtgggttttcattatctgttAGCCAAGAAacaaaggcttgaaatatttcactctgtGCGTAATGAATCTACATAATttatgggtttcactttctgaaatgagtgacaaaaatattgacatttttcatGATATTCTGAGATGTACATGTAATCAAACTTGCTGCCCGCCAAATGTGAATCGGGCACAATATTGCAACCATGCGTGTTATTTGAATGCAATTCAAGGGGGGTTAAAAGAGATACAGTCAGAGAGGAAAGTCTAGACAGTATTGAAAGTTAAGACTCTTCATAAAATTTCACAGCTGTTTTTAATAGGGAAGTTGAATTACTTGATCTTACACAgtttctaaataaaacaaatgcagaagTCATGCTGACcagaatttattataaataaaaaagtttctctgtattattcatatgaattatgAAAAAGGTTTAGAGACACGTCTTGACCACTAACAGGCTGAAATGTATCCCAAGACTTGGCTGAACTTGATTTGTACTTTATTTTGTTCTTAAACTTTAGTTTTAGTTTGCAGTGAGCAAGTTCAGACATCTTGAGAAACTTTACCAGAAATGTTTCCTGTAGAGTATAGGTTATGTCCATCTTCCCTCCTTCAGATTTATGAAATGTGTGACGCATCAAGAAACCAGATTATATTGCACTTTTGTTGATATTTCCCAATAAACACCATACTCAAAATTGAAACTAAATCTACATAAAAACcttgtttagatattttctcAAAGCTTTCTGTTGCAAACAAGGAAGACAAATCTTTTTTGGCTGTGCTGTTTTAACCACAGGAAATAGACAGTGAAGTGAAAATTCAAAAGCTGCTGATCAGTGTTTAATACTGTCATAGAGTTTAAAGCAAGATGAAGTTTCTCTTTAATTCTCTTGTGCTGGTCACCTGGTTTAAATTTCgtaagtagaaaaaaaatactcTGTTTATACTCACTAGCTTTGTGCACGTTTCAAGTAAATggctatacagtacatttgttATGCTAATTATTCTAATTTGTCATCTTTCTTTTGTGTAGAGAAGTGTCAAGAGACTGAAGATGAAGATGTAAGTTAAAATAACTGATGAAGCTACAATAGTATAATGTATTCTGCTCCTAactttttatattcttttattgGACAGGacagtgattttagatttaatatATTTAGGAGTTTTCTTGATGATTTGGATGATCTGAATGACCCTGCGGAAGGTAAGCAACTGTAATCAAATTTTAGTGAAGGTCCTTTAAAAGCTTAGTTACAAAGTCgtacagtttaatttattttcatttttaatgattgtaaATAATGTCTCTTTAGTACCACGAGAAAAGCAAGATCACGTCACGCATTATAACTGTATATGAACCTATTTTATTCTCCCAGTTGTTTTTGAGATGCAGTGAAAGGAGCATTGAAACTCTGTAAATAAGGCTTGAGATGACTAACATTACATCTTCCAAAAAACTTTAGTCATTTTTAAACTATCCAGTGTCACAATCACATTAGGATGTTCAATAAAGACGCACAATAGTGAAAAGCACacataaaatggcaaaaaataattaatttgcattttggtttgttgttgtttttttcagacgAGCTGGTGTCGCCGAACATTACAGTGTTCCAGGAGGTGGAGGACAGAGGACATTTTATAGTGATATGCACAGATATACTGTTGAGAAATCATTTGTGGAGCTCTCCTGAACTCTCCATAGAGAGTGATAATAACTACACCCTGCAGAGAGGAATTAGATTTACAATCCCAGAGATAGTTTATAAGGTCACAGTGAGTCCACCTGTTTCCTTCACCTGTGTGCAAAAGGGTGACTTCACAGGGAACATCACAGAACTGCACAGTGAAACTTACAGCTTCAATGAGTCTGGCCATCCGACTATCCAGGTTAATAGGGTCTCAGGTAATCTGTCAATCCTTGATCTTATGATTCTCAGTGTTTCCTTTGACACCACCGATctgtctttattttaatataatagtcCATAAATTAGAGCTCATAAATAGTGTGTGATTGTTATTGTGTCTCTTAGGGCTTAACTCTGGGTCCTGTGGGCTCTAACAAAAttcttggtgtttcgagtcagaCAACATCACGCTacttcttttttgtgtgttcaaggGGTATAGATAGTCTCCATGGTTAAGGCTAAGGTGTCAGACTAGAAACAACAAGGTTTGAGTGTCCTGTGgtctgtgtgttataagttcACAAGCCAAAACATTGCTTTGCCGGTCATTggttttgcatttctttgtaaTTTCAGGTCATCTCGAGGAAGGAGTGTCTTCATTCTACATTTGCTTTGTCTCTTTTATCGCCGTTGGTCTCATCTTAATGACCGTGGCTGTGATAGTGACCAGCTTAAAGAGGAACTCGAAAGGTCATTATTCCTCTTatctttattcatttataacatCATTCTGTTTTGGTCTGGCCTCAGCATTAGATGTTTCATCAGCTAGATCCATCCCGTCTCCTTCTATAGCAGTAAGAGCCAACAGAATaactctaaaatgttttttcaacacAGAACCCAGCACTGGAGCAACCAACAATGACTATGAGGACGCCTAAATCTTGAGCTTTCTGAAGAAGAACGGAGATAAAGAGAGGAAGAAATAGACACAGCAAGCTGATCAGTAATTGAATATGTATAAACACAGTTtactacacacagatgttttACCAAATATTTTGCTAATTTCTTTATATCTTTAACAACTTGTtctttttaacttttacttGAACAAGAAACATTTCTAGAATtctatttttgttcttttacacttttcacacttgaatgcatgtttatgcTTTTCGACtgttttcattcttctgcagatttGAATGATGATTGTTTACAGTCGGTCAAAGtattgtggttttgtgttaagattttgtttcatttatacaaaTACGTAGATGTTTTTAGTCAGAGGTTTAAATACCCTATACTCTAGCTGTTGTAGTATCTGACTATAAAAGTTTCATGGCAACATCCCTCCCTATCCCGCCTCCCTCTTTTCCTtcgtgtgtctgtatgtgtgtgttctaaGACGGCATAcagtcaaatgtaaaaaatatatatatattttaatagtaTGTGATTGTTAGTGCTGGTAGGGTTGATTCT containing:
- the LOC130440349 gene encoding LOW QUALITY PROTEIN: protein SSUH2 homolog (The sequence of the model RefSeq protein was modified relative to this genomic sequence to represent the inferred CDS: inserted 1 base in 1 codon), which produces MSAAPTAPPSSMFDTVPGYEGTLAGGGGYLPPPMPTVPMPMPEAPSQPDWQIPTISEDRARVALRTYVSSKCCYGSGPVDEGVITNMEIFNTYRYRLETFTESRSSEWRNEPYTAQTVDAGVQPAPGPWQIATKPPTFFQDQKQDIKVPYTSSVKNCHTCLGMGRGPCTACAGAGNKVCSPCKGTGHNQTDDRCIHCSGRGRENCSSCNGQGNRECETCRGKRQMLVYINVNVKWTTEKDNFVAQQSSGLKEQSLESVTGKQLFQDTQYMLYPVLGFPDVSVAQASDRFXEEHQAKYAQTSRVLQQRQTIELIPITKVNYMWKGKSYVYFVYGNEFEVNAEDYPATCCCSVM